In Hallerella succinigenes, the following are encoded in one genomic region:
- a CDS encoding IS256 family transposase yields the protein MDNNIIKIDEEGLKNDLKGVIRKTIEETLNTMLDEEAAELCNAERHERTDERRNYRSGHYHRKLLTSAGEVDLSVPKLRLAPFETAIIERYRRRESSVEESLIEMYLAGVSVRRVEDVTELLWGSRVSASTVSNLNQKVYGKIEEWRNRAIGGEYPYVFVDGIYLKRSWGGEMTSVSVLVAIGVSEDGYREILGACEGASESKECWRSFLVSLRERGLNGVRLFTSDKHLGFLESASEVFPDAKWQRCMVHFFRNLMTKIPRNKLASAMPLLKATYAQEDKEATLKKVADVEQKLRDMGLKSAADLYRKGVMETLTYLDFPHEHWRSIRTNNILERLNREIRRRTRVVGCFPDGESALMLVCARLRHIATKEWGTKRYLNMKHLYEMEKENELKREQEKDGNVA from the coding sequence ATGGACAACAATATAATCAAAATCGACGAAGAAGGCCTCAAGAACGACCTGAAAGGAGTCATTAGAAAGACCATCGAGGAAACCCTCAACACGATGCTGGACGAGGAAGCCGCGGAGCTGTGCAACGCGGAAAGGCATGAGCGGACTGACGAGCGCAGGAACTACCGCAGCGGTCATTACCACCGCAAGCTTCTGACTTCCGCCGGAGAGGTCGACCTGTCCGTACCCAAGCTGCGCCTGGCCCCGTTCGAGACCGCCATCATCGAGCGCTACAGACGCAGGGAATCGTCCGTGGAGGAGTCTCTCATCGAGATGTACCTGGCGGGAGTATCCGTGCGCCGCGTGGAAGACGTCACGGAGCTCCTGTGGGGCTCTCGGGTCAGCGCCTCGACCGTCAGCAACCTGAACCAGAAGGTATACGGCAAGATCGAGGAATGGCGAAACAGGGCCATAGGCGGGGAATACCCCTACGTGTTCGTTGACGGCATCTACCTGAAGCGCAGCTGGGGCGGCGAAATGACCAGCGTCTCGGTACTTGTCGCGATAGGGGTGTCCGAAGACGGCTACCGGGAGATACTCGGAGCATGCGAGGGCGCAAGCGAAAGCAAGGAATGCTGGCGTAGCTTCCTCGTAAGCCTCAGGGAACGTGGCCTGAATGGCGTCCGGCTGTTCACATCGGACAAACACCTGGGCTTCCTGGAATCGGCCTCGGAAGTGTTCCCGGATGCGAAATGGCAACGCTGCATGGTGCATTTTTTCAGGAACCTGATGACAAAGATCCCTCGCAACAAGCTCGCTTCGGCCATGCCCCTGCTGAAGGCTACGTACGCCCAGGAAGACAAGGAGGCGACACTGAAAAAGGTTGCCGACGTAGAACAGAAACTGCGCGATATGGGGCTAAAATCCGCCGCAGACCTTTACCGCAAGGGCGTGATGGAGACGCTGACCTATCTCGACTTCCCGCACGAACACTGGCGCAGCATAAGGACGAACAACATCCTGGAACGCCTGAACCGGGAGATACGCAGAAGGACTCGGGTTGTGGGTTGCTTCCCGGACGGGGAATCTGCCCTGATGCTTGTGTGCGCTAGGCTAAGGCATATCGCCACGAAGGAATGGGGTACCAAGAGATACCTGAACATGAAGCATCTTTACGAGATGGAAAAGGAGAACGAGCTGAAACGGGAACAGGAAAAGGACGGAAATGTAGCCTAG
- a CDS encoding glycosyltransferase family 4 protein, with protein sequence MFNIIMHCSTLDTKGGMVSVTKNYLNYHNWKEFKIKFIPTHFDTNKYIVMLYFGIRYIQILFAIIFGHYNIAHLHTAERGSFWRKNFLLKTYHKFGIKVVMHHHAAEFEKFYASCSLKKKEKICKALAETDMNIVLSERLVPMIKDKEPNAKVEVLYNAVQTFSENPYNTDAKGILFLGRLGKRKGIFDLLNVIKQLDDKIPKEIKFYLCGDGEIESVNERMATLNIGHRVSHVGWIDGFQKEAIFQNTMINVLPSYNEGLPMTILETMARGIPNVSTRIASIPEVIKDGENGFLITPGDVESLANCIEKLVIDTALRNNFSNASYELVTRNFSLDANIEKLKNIYKSILPNVDGTIK encoded by the coding sequence ATGTTCAACATTATTATGCATTGCTCTACTTTGGACACTAAAGGTGGCATGGTTAGTGTTACAAAGAATTATTTGAATTATCATAATTGGAAGGAATTTAAAATAAAGTTTATCCCAACTCATTTTGATACGAATAAATATATCGTGATGTTGTACTTTGGGATTAGGTACATTCAAATTTTGTTTGCCATCATCTTTGGTCATTATAATATCGCTCATTTACATACTGCGGAACGTGGCAGTTTCTGGCGTAAAAATTTTTTATTGAAGACTTACCACAAATTTGGCATAAAGGTCGTGATGCATCATCATGCGGCAGAATTTGAAAAATTTTACGCTTCATGTTCACTTAAGAAAAAAGAAAAGATATGCAAAGCGCTGGCTGAGACCGACATGAACATTGTTTTGAGTGAGCGGCTTGTTCCGATGATAAAAGATAAAGAGCCTAATGCGAAAGTTGAAGTGCTGTACAATGCTGTACAAACTTTTTCAGAAAATCCATATAATACTGATGCCAAAGGAATTCTTTTTTTGGGCCGCCTTGGTAAGCGCAAAGGAATATTTGATTTGCTTAACGTAATTAAACAGTTGGATGATAAAATTCCAAAAGAAATAAAGTTCTATTTGTGCGGTGATGGCGAAATTGAAAGCGTAAACGAAAGGATGGCCACTCTAAATATTGGTCACCGTGTATCTCATGTTGGCTGGATTGATGGATTTCAAAAAGAGGCCATTTTCCAAAACACAATGATTAATGTATTGCCTTCTTACAATGAAGGTCTTCCCATGACGATTTTGGAAACTATGGCTCGGGGAATTCCTAACGTTAGCACAAGAATTGCGTCGATTCCAGAAGTGATAAAAGATGGTGAGAATGGTTTCTTGATTACGCCAGGTGATGTAGAGTCGTTGGCGAACTGTATAGAAAAACTTGTAATTGACACTGCTTTGAGAAATAACTTTAGTAATGCGTCATATGAATTAGTGACACGAAATTTTTCGCTAGATGCGAATATAGAAAAACTGAAAAATATTTATAAATCTATCCTTCCCAACGTAGACGGGACAATAAAATGA
- a CDS encoding acyltransferase family protein produces the protein MAKERNINVDILKFLAVFIIINSHADICYPRYSFLATGGAVGDAIFLFCSGFTLWHSTKSDFFNYYKRRINRIYPSVFASLLFAIILGKQSLATLTIERCLGDSFVIAIMVYYILLFFLHKYLSAKIGWFFIPLTIVILAVYYFFPYKYETGIKGIYGISTPFRWIPYFGFMLMGTWMAQRKANTIIARHLFLDILPLLSCLIFFYGLQFIAKVYPPVAPFQIATLPFLFGVIYFLYQICGSSFAKRIYESKYGNAIILSIGGLCLESYLIQLYLISDKFNFFLFPLNLVIMVAIILLASYCCRCLARFFSQTFRTEDYEWRKIFSLR, from the coding sequence ATGGCTAAAGAACGGAATATTAACGTTGATATTTTGAAATTTCTTGCGGTATTTATAATTATAAATAGCCATGCTGACATTTGTTACCCTCGATACTCTTTCTTAGCAACGGGAGGAGCTGTTGGTGATGCGATTTTTCTTTTTTGTTCTGGATTTACCCTTTGGCATTCAACAAAGAGTGATTTCTTTAATTATTATAAAAGGCGGATTAATCGGATATACCCATCTGTTTTTGCGAGCCTTCTATTTGCGATAATTCTTGGAAAGCAATCTTTGGCAACATTAACGATAGAAAGATGTTTGGGAGATTCGTTTGTCATCGCCATCATGGTGTACTACATCCTGCTCTTTTTCTTGCATAAATATTTGAGCGCGAAGATTGGCTGGTTTTTCATTCCTTTGACAATAGTTATTTTAGCAGTTTACTATTTCTTTCCCTATAAGTATGAAACGGGAATAAAAGGAATTTACGGAATATCAACTCCATTTCGATGGATTCCTTATTTTGGCTTTATGCTGATGGGAACTTGGATGGCCCAGCGAAAAGCAAATACGATTATCGCAAGACATCTTTTCCTTGACATACTGCCTTTATTGAGCTGTCTAATTTTTTTCTATGGTCTACAATTTATTGCAAAAGTATACCCACCTGTAGCACCATTTCAGATAGCGACCTTGCCGTTTTTATTTGGAGTTATTTATTTTTTGTATCAGATATGTGGCAGTTCTTTTGCTAAAAGAATTTACGAAAGTAAATATGGTAATGCGATCATCCTTTCAATTGGAGGCCTTTGCTTAGAATCGTATCTTATACAATTGTATCTAATATCTGACAAATTTAATTTTTTTCTATTTCCGCTTAATCTAGTTATAATGGTCGCAATAATTCTTCTTGCATCTTATTGTTGCCGGTGCTTGGCAAGGTTCTTTTCGCAAACATTCCGTACAGAAGACTATGAATGGCGTAAAATTTTTTCTTTGAGATAA
- a CDS encoding acyltransferase, which produces MNKIIRLISLFFYYCFAQYLPDSYTPIFGKPSNFIRIFLCRRIFKSCGKRVLNINRHAFFGFGKNVEIGDFSSIGANCVLHPNVKIGQYVMMGPETYIVGNNHITADVNTPMCFQGKTENKVTVIEDDVWIGARVMIMPGRKIGKGSILAAGAVVTKDVPSLCVFGGNPAKLIRRRGM; this is translated from the coding sequence ATGAATAAAATAATTAGACTAATATCGTTATTCTTCTATTATTGTTTCGCACAATATTTACCCGATTCTTACACTCCAATATTCGGCAAGCCCTCAAATTTTATACGAATTTTTTTATGCCGGCGGATTTTTAAGTCATGCGGCAAACGAGTTCTAAATATTAATCGCCACGCCTTTTTCGGCTTTGGAAAGAATGTAGAAATTGGGGATTTTAGTAGCATTGGTGCCAATTGTGTTTTGCATCCGAATGTTAAAATAGGGCAATATGTTATGATGGGGCCTGAAACTTATATAGTAGGAAACAACCATATCACTGCAGATGTAAATACCCCAATGTGTTTTCAAGGGAAAACAGAAAACAAGGTCACCGTTATTGAAGATGATGTTTGGATTGGCGCTAGAGTCATGATTATGCCAGGGCGTAAAATTGGCAAAGGCAGTATTTTGGCTGCAGGAGCCGTCGTTACAAAAGATGTTCCTTCTCTATGTGTCTTCGGAGGAAATCCTGCAAAGCTAATTCGTAGGAGAGGGATGTAA
- a CDS encoding LicD family protein, whose product MKQLSLQECQKRLLEIAKCFDAICQRNDIPYYMIGGTLLGAIRHKGFIPWDDDMDFGVPIKYYEKLMGCLEKELPKQYRLCQFEKVKNCNTVFSKIDDMETCVDDKCNKCPLSEQLGLSIDIFPLCFCEKENESNIKLQKLRYIDQKVFAESMENRWYKRFCKAILRAVFPLSRKRLMKKMWKLTNSIKGGDYLANVFGLVGERELIPLSFYGRDSRYQFEDAFFCGPEKYDDYLKQIYGNYMQLPPVEKRKSHSFGVYLKHTTSGLEHE is encoded by the coding sequence ATGAAACAGCTTTCCTTGCAGGAATGTCAAAAAAGACTATTAGAAATAGCAAAATGTTTTGACGCTATATGCCAAAGAAATGACATTCCTTATTATATGATAGGTGGGACGCTTTTAGGAGCAATTCGCCATAAAGGATTTATTCCTTGGGATGATGACATGGATTTTGGCGTCCCGATAAAGTATTACGAAAAGTTGATGGGTTGTTTGGAAAAGGAATTGCCAAAACAATATCGTTTGTGTCAATTTGAGAAGGTGAAAAATTGCAACACCGTTTTCTCAAAAATTGATGATATGGAAACATGTGTTGATGATAAATGTAATAAATGCCCTTTATCAGAACAACTGGGATTAAGTATTGATATTTTCCCATTGTGTTTTTGCGAAAAAGAGAATGAAAGTAATATAAAGTTACAAAAACTACGATATATTGATCAAAAAGTTTTCGCAGAATCGATGGAAAATCGATGGTATAAAAGATTCTGCAAGGCAATCTTACGAGCAGTCTTCCCTTTATCAAGAAAAAGATTAATGAAAAAAATGTGGAAGTTGACGAATTCCATTAAAGGCGGCGATTATTTGGCGAATGTTTTTGGCCTTGTTGGCGAAAGAGAATTGATACCTTTATCTTTTTATGGGAGAGATTCTCGTTATCAGTTTGAAGACGCCTTTTTTTGTGGTCCAGAAAAATATGACGATTACCTTAAACAAATTTACGGAAATTATATGCAATTGCCGCCTGTTGAAAAACGCAAGAGTCATTCATTTGGTGTTTATTTGAAACATACAACAAGTGGGCTTGAGCATGAATAA
- a CDS encoding O-antigen ligase family protein has product MISDSKILKITKIFFAGQLFFNVTSAFLSPYGGGINNASYALRILFILYISKCILSLSYPSILRSNTIYLYGTRIPIFLSITLFYSILCYGNPLALISKIFPTFFLLLEGLLFLGIGYHVEKNTYLKEKVFDLFWKYAVISCIWMTLLSGYIMIFMGGLQSFWDTARHANHTYDIVLNVYKNVNPYRFAIFIPFFFLKRNRWNIPLVVLSCVNILAVGKKGPLLAIALSGLIVFIFNKQGKLKFIKYLSVAFLLFYVYITFIDTNIFDAMLYRLDMDQHYQDDKTTFYMSGRNTLWDMALTSFLSGSIVNKTLGFGVDAVGSYLMAAVKLNNAHNDWVEILYNYGIVGFLIYAFFFISVTRSCWSLKYYNTKYFLTSLYLVCFSFVSTFYTVESYGGLAAPGYGFVLFSFICGCKKYIQSVGTERG; this is encoded by the coding sequence ATGATATCTGACAGTAAAATTTTAAAAATAACAAAGATTTTTTTTGCGGGGCAATTGTTTTTCAATGTTACCTCTGCTTTCTTGTCGCCTTATGGGGGGGGGATCAATAATGCCTCGTATGCGTTAAGAATATTATTTATTCTGTATATCTCTAAATGTATATTGTCGCTATCCTATCCATCGATTCTTCGTTCAAATACGATTTATCTTTATGGCACTCGTATCCCTATTTTTTTATCAATAACTTTGTTTTATTCGATATTATGTTATGGCAACCCCTTAGCTCTTATTTCAAAAATCTTTCCAACTTTCTTTTTGCTGCTAGAAGGGCTTCTTTTCTTAGGTATAGGGTATCATGTAGAAAAAAATACTTATTTAAAAGAAAAAGTATTTGATTTGTTTTGGAAATATGCTGTTATATCGTGTATATGGATGACTCTCTTGTCTGGATATATTATGATTTTTATGGGGGGATTGCAAAGCTTTTGGGACACTGCGCGACATGCGAACCATACATATGATATCGTTTTAAATGTATACAAAAATGTCAACCCTTATCGATTCGCCATTTTTATCCCTTTTTTCTTTCTGAAAAGAAATCGTTGGAACATTCCTTTAGTTGTCTTGTCTTGCGTAAATATTTTAGCTGTAGGGAAAAAAGGGCCGTTATTGGCCATAGCGCTATCAGGTCTGATTGTTTTTATTTTCAATAAGCAAGGCAAATTAAAATTTATCAAATATCTTTCAGTTGCATTCCTGCTCTTTTATGTATACATAACTTTTATAGATACAAATATTTTTGATGCAATGCTTTATCGATTAGATATGGACCAACATTATCAAGATGATAAAACTACATTTTATATGTCCGGTAGAAATACGTTGTGGGATATGGCATTGACCTCGTTTTTATCTGGATCAATTGTTAATAAAACGCTGGGCTTTGGAGTTGATGCCGTAGGATCTTATTTAATGGCGGCTGTAAAGTTGAATAATGCGCATAATGACTGGGTCGAAATTCTTTATAATTACGGCATTGTGGGTTTTCTTATCTACGCTTTCTTTTTTATATCTGTCACGCGTTCTTGTTGGTCGCTAAAGTATTACAATACGAAATATTTTTTAACATCTCTTTACCTTGTTTGCTTTTCTTTCGTTTCAACCTTTTATACTGTTGAATCCTATGGTGGATTAGCCGCTCCTGGTTATGGTTTTGTTTTGTTTTCTTTTATTTGCGGGTGCAAAAAATATATACAATCGGTAGGAACAGAAAGGGGATAA